The nucleotide sequence ACTCGATGCCATCAAGCATGGCCAGATGCTTGCGGGGCAAAATGCACAGATTAGCAAAGGTCCACACCTCGCTGGCTTGGCGGGCCGAGCGGCGGCACACCGCGCGAATGCGTGAGATCAGCTCCGCAGTGGCAAAGGGTTTCACCACAAAGTCGTCAGCACCCCCATCCAGCCCTGCCAAGCGGTCTTCCAGACCTGAACGCGCCGTAATCACCACAATGGGTACAGCGATGTCTTGCCGGCGCCAGCGTTGCAGCAGGTCAAAGCCACTGCCATCGGGCAAGGTGAGGTCTAGCAAGACGCAGCCATACGCGGTGTTGTCAAAGCTGCGCGGCGCGTCCACCACGCGGCGCAGCCACTCACTGGTGAGCCCCTCCGCTTTGAGCGCCTGCTGCAGCGCTCGGCCTAGGTCCAAGTCGTCTTCAATCAACAAAATGTGCATGGCGGGATTATGGTTTTGCAACCTTTGCGCAAGCTAAAGAGGGCAACACCCCATCTTAAGACAGCGCCAAGGTCGCGCGCACCACAATCTGCCTCCATCACCGTATCCCTCGGAGGAAGACTTGAGGTCATTGAAAAGTTTGAAATGCATGGCGCAAGCTGCTGGCACGTTTACCGCGCGGGCCAAGGGCCAAGCACTCGGGCTGGCCGCCACTGCCCCACTTGCCGATGCGGCGTTACAAGCCCAGA is from Rhodoferax aquaticus and encodes:
- a CDS encoding response regulator, giving the protein MHILLIEDDLDLGRALQQALKAEGLTSEWLRRVVDAPRSFDNTAYGCVLLDLTLPDGSGFDLLQRWRRQDIAVPIVVITARSGLEDRLAGLDGGADDFVVKPFATAELISRIRAVCRRSARQASEVWTFANLCILPRKHLAMLDGIELDLSPREYRILLELAREPSVVVPKGVLAQRLEPLGDPVDFPTLEVHMSNLRRKIGAHRISTVRGVGYMFQS